Sequence from the [Bacteroides] pectinophilus genome:
ACTTCAGAGAGTGGATAAGAAAGGGTATAGCTCAATTCATACAATACGTGGAGTTCTAAGACCAGCATTTCAGATGGCAGAAGAGGATGATTTGATTCGTAAGAATCCATTTGGATTTGAACTGGTTAATGTAATTGTGAATGATAGTGTACGAAGAGAGGCAATTACTAAGAGGCAGGAGAGAGAATTTCTTCGATTTATAAAAGAGGATTCACATTTCTGCAAGTATTATGATGCAATTTTCATTTTGTTCAATACAGGACTTCGTATATCAGAGTTTTGTGGACTTACAAAATCAGATTTAGACTTTAAAAACAAGAGAATAAAGGTAAATCACCAATTACAAAGAACAAGCCAGATGCAATATATCATTGAAAAGCCTAAGACGGAAAGTGGTGAGCGATATGTTCCTATGTCGGACGAGGTGATGGCTTGCTTTAAAAGAATCTTGGCTAACCGGGTTAATCCAAAGGTGGAACCTATGGTGGATGGCTTGACAGGATTCCTGTTTCTTGATAAGAATGATATGCCTATGGTAGCATTGCATTGGGAAAAGTATTTTCAACATATCAGGGAGAAATACAACAGTATATATAAGGTTCAAATGCCTGTTGTTACACCTCATGTATGTAGGCATACGTTTTGTTCCAATATGGCTAAGTCAGGGATGAATCCTAAAATGTTACAGTACATTATGGGGCATTCAGATATAAGTGTCACAATGAATACTTATACACATGTAAAATTTCAAGATGCACAGGAAGACTTCCAGAAGGCAATCAATGCATAGTGACGAAAGTAATATGTGGAAGAATGAGAGTTTTGTCAGTAATTATGCGATTTCCCAATTTCTTACCTGTCGTTTCCCAACGGCAGAAAAGCCTTTGGTACAGATTTGAAATTTACCAAAGAATTTACCAAAATTGCTGACAAAAATATGCCAAGATATGCAAAGATATGCCAAGATAAGGTGAAAATAAAGAAAGGTAAAAAGGCTTGAAAAGCCCGAAAATAAAGGAAATATGGGAAAAATCAAAATATTATTTGTCTGCCACGGCAACATCTGCCGCAGCACCATGGCCCAGAGCATCTTCACTTATCTGGTGAAGCAGGCAGGGCTTGAGAATGATTTTGAGATTGAGTCAGCGGCGACAAGCCGTGAGGAGATTGGGAATCCGCCACATTACGGCACAGCAGCAAGGCTGAGAGAGGCGGGAATTCCGCTGGTGTCACACAGGGCTGTCAGGATGACAGAGGAAGATTACGATTACTACGATTATCTGATAGGAATGGAC
This genomic interval carries:
- a CDS encoding low molecular weight phosphotyrosine protein phosphatase, with the protein product MGKIKILFVCHGNICRSTMAQSIFTYLVKQAGLENDFEIESAATSREEIGNPPHYGTAARLREAGIPLVSHRAVRMTEEDYDYYDYLIGMDSANIKNMQRIAGGDPDGKLHKLMEYAGKGAARDVADPWYTGDFEATYRDVTAGCKGLLECLKKDNKI
- a CDS encoding site-specific integrase; the protein is MSEKRRDNRNRILHEGEYQRADGRYRFRCVDSHGNEINIYSWRLDHNDPIPKGKKMELSLREKEKQIEQDMFNELVPKGGGLTVLELVEKYVGLKIGVRQSTYAGYKTVINLLKKDDFGKKRIDKVKLSDAKAWLIKLQRVDKKGYSSIHTIRGVLRPAFQMAEEDDLIRKNPFGFELVNVIVNDSVRREAITKRQEREFLRFIKEDSHFCKYYDAIFILFNTGLRISEFCGLTKSDLDFKNKRIKVNHQLQRTSQMQYIIEKPKTESGERYVPMSDEVMACFKRILANRVNPKVEPMVDGLTGFLFLDKNDMPMVALHWEKYFQHIREKYNSIYKVQMPVVTPHVCRHTFCSNMAKSGMNPKMLQYIMGHSDISVTMNTYTHVKFQDAQEDFQKAINA